The Agrobacterium vitis genome has a segment encoding these proteins:
- a CDS encoding outer membrane protein assembly factor BamE, whose protein sequence is MGDASLKRRYFRPDARAIGLAAMTLLIATGGLTGCTTGEVFHNGYIVDPKALDLVPVGASREQVLLSLGTPSTTATFDGEVFYYISQTRKRPVAFMKQQLVDQQVLAIYFDKNGTVARRANYSMKDGKVFDMVSRTTPTGGKDLSFLQQILSGGNGATNSIKNMLGFQ, encoded by the coding sequence ATGGGAGATGCATCATTGAAGAGACGGTATTTCCGGCCCGACGCCAGGGCAATCGGCCTGGCCGCGATGACTTTGCTGATCGCAACCGGCGGCTTGACCGGCTGCACGACCGGCGAAGTTTTCCATAACGGCTATATTGTGGACCCGAAGGCGCTCGATCTGGTGCCAGTCGGTGCCAGCCGTGAACAGGTCCTGCTATCGCTCGGCACGCCGTCCACCACGGCGACCTTCGATGGCGAGGTATTCTATTATATCTCCCAGACCCGTAAGCGCCCCGTAGCCTTTATGAAGCAACAGCTGGTCGATCAGCAGGTCTTGGCGATTTACTTCGACAAGAACGGCACCGTGGCCCGGCGCGCCAACTACAGCATGAAGGACGGCAAGGTCTTCGACATGGTGTCGCGCACCACGCCAACCGGCGGCAAGGACCTCAGCTTCCTGCAACAGATTCTGTCGGGCGGCAACGGCGCTACCAACAGCATCAAGAACATGCTCGGCTTCCAATAA
- a CDS encoding beta-ketoacyl-ACP synthase III — MIRSVVRGVGSALPKRLLSNREMETLVDTSDDWIVQRTGIRQRYIAGEGETTASLGAEAALKALEAAGLTPADIDMIICATSTPDNTFPSAAVNIQNRLGMTHGFAFDVQAVCTGFVYAMTTADAYIRGGLAKRVLVIGAETFSRILDWQDRTTCVLFGDGAGALVLEAVEGQGTIADRGVLTAHLRSDGSHKDKLYVDGGPSTTGTVGHLRMEGREVFKHAVGMIADVIEQSFAASGLTAEDVDWLVPHQANRRIIDGAAKKLDIPLEKVVITVDQHGNTSAASIPLAISVAVADGRIKQGDLVLLEAMGGGFTWGALLLRW, encoded by the coding sequence ATGATTCGTTCAGTTGTTCGCGGTGTTGGCTCGGCTTTGCCCAAGCGGCTATTGAGTAACCGCGAAATGGAAACCCTGGTCGACACGTCGGACGACTGGATCGTTCAACGCACCGGCATCCGGCAGCGCTATATCGCCGGCGAGGGGGAGACCACCGCTTCGCTTGGCGCTGAGGCTGCCTTGAAGGCGCTTGAGGCCGCCGGTCTCACGCCTGCCGATATCGATATGATCATCTGCGCCACATCGACGCCCGACAACACCTTTCCGTCGGCTGCTGTGAATATCCAGAACCGGCTTGGCATGACCCATGGGTTTGCCTTTGACGTTCAGGCCGTCTGCACCGGGTTCGTCTATGCGATGACGACGGCGGATGCCTATATTCGTGGCGGACTGGCAAAGCGGGTGCTGGTCATCGGCGCAGAGACCTTTTCGCGTATTCTCGACTGGCAGGACCGTACCACCTGTGTACTGTTCGGCGACGGCGCTGGCGCTCTGGTGTTGGAAGCGGTCGAAGGGCAGGGAACCATTGCCGATCGCGGTGTGCTGACGGCGCATCTGCGCTCGGACGGCTCGCACAAGGACAAGCTTTATGTGGATGGCGGTCCTTCCACGACAGGCACCGTCGGCCATTTGCGCATGGAAGGCCGTGAAGTCTTCAAACATGCCGTCGGCATGATCGCCGATGTGATCGAGCAGTCCTTTGCGGCGTCGGGCCTGACAGCCGAGGATGTTGATTGGCTGGTGCCGCATCAGGCCAATCGCCGCATTATCGACGGTGCGGCGAAAAAACTGGATATTCCCCTGGAAAAAGTTGTCATCACCGTCGATCAGCACGGCAATACATCTGCCGCCTCGATTCCACTGGCGATTTCGGTTGCGGTCGCCGATGGCCGGATCAAGCAAGGCGACCTGGTGCTGTTGGAAGCCATGGGCGGCGGATTTACCTGGGGCGCGCTGCTGCTACGCTGGTAG
- a CDS encoding YceD family protein, which yields MKSQGQTPANTPFSYHVKVGHVSANAVRVRLEANDAERQGLAQLWKVLAVRSLKAELQISRWKRDGVRIKGVVEGEIEQACVVTLEPVLTQISEQVEQVFVPEGSKLARIVLDGQGEMVLDPDGPDAPEPFVGDTIDAGALVAEFAAMAIDPYPRKPGAEFSGHNEDTGAQIIRPSPFAALKDWKKD from the coding sequence ATGAAATCGCAAGGCCAGACCCCGGCAAACACGCCTTTTTCCTATCACGTCAAGGTCGGACATGTCTCCGCCAATGCCGTGCGGGTGCGCCTTGAGGCCAATGACGCCGAGCGGCAGGGCTTGGCGCAACTGTGGAAAGTGCTGGCTGTCCGTTCCCTGAAGGCTGAACTTCAGATCAGTCGCTGGAAGCGCGACGGTGTGCGCATCAAGGGCGTGGTGGAAGGCGAGATCGAGCAGGCCTGCGTCGTGACGCTGGAGCCGGTGCTGACGCAGATTAGCGAGCAGGTGGAACAGGTCTTCGTGCCTGAGGGTTCCAAGCTTGCCCGCATCGTGCTGGACGGCCAGGGCGAAATGGTGTTGGACCCGGATGGACCGGACGCGCCGGAACCCTTTGTCGGTGACACGATCGATGCAGGCGCGCTGGTCGCCGAGTTTGCCGCCATGGCAATCGATCCATATCCGCGCAAGCCGGGCGCTGAGTTTTCAGGTCATAACGAGGATACAGGCGCGCAGATCATTCGCCCATCGCCCTTTGCCGCCCTTAAAGACTGGAAAAAGGACTAG
- a CDS encoding ubiquinol-cytochrome C chaperone family protein, giving the protein MIFTLFKTRRNNRQIIDRQYAVLMEAARVPLFYEALDVPDTVMGRFEMLSLVLILYLRRTAKSERSGQEVAQEIIDAFFQDVDHSIRELGVGDQTVPKRMKKLAGMFYGRLETYGKALDLKDESALAAGFRRNIHPDVPEAARPAMTDLAHWAITSETYLLQTTEEAVITGSLAFPLPEQQVHR; this is encoded by the coding sequence ATGATTTTTACCCTGTTCAAGACCCGCCGGAACAACCGCCAGATTATCGACCGCCAATATGCCGTGCTGATGGAAGCCGCCCGTGTACCGCTGTTTTACGAGGCGCTCGATGTGCCGGATACCGTGATGGGCCGCTTTGAAATGCTGTCGCTGGTGCTGATTCTCTATCTGCGCCGCACGGCGAAATCTGAGCGCAGCGGCCAGGAAGTGGCGCAGGAAATCATCGACGCGTTTTTTCAGGATGTCGATCATTCCATCCGGGAATTGGGGGTTGGCGACCAGACCGTACCCAAACGGATGAAAAAATTGGCAGGAATGTTCTATGGCCGCCTTGAAACCTACGGCAAGGCACTCGATTTGAAGGATGAAAGTGCGCTTGCCGCCGGCTTTCGGCGCAATATCCATCCAGACGTGCCGGAAGCCGCTCGTCCGGCCATGACGGATTTGGCCCATTGGGCCATCACATCAGAAACATATCTTTTACAAACGACGGAAGAGGCCGTGATCACCGGATCGCTGGCATTTCCTCTTCCAGAGCAGCAGGTTCATCGATGA
- a CDS encoding integration host factor subunit alpha: MAGKTVTRADLAESVFRKVGLSRTESAELVETVIDEICNAIVRGEMVKLSSFATFQVRAKNERIGRNPKTGEEVPISPRKVMTFKASNVLKQRILRSHLARKAKQKPANPAA, encoded by the coding sequence ATGGCTGGCAAAACGGTAACACGCGCGGATTTGGCTGAGTCGGTCTTCCGCAAGGTTGGTCTCTCCCGGACAGAATCCGCCGAGCTTGTCGAAACTGTTATCGATGAGATTTGCAATGCCATCGTGCGTGGCGAAATGGTCAAGCTTTCCTCTTTCGCCACCTTTCAGGTGCGCGCCAAGAATGAGCGGATCGGCCGCAACCCGAAGACCGGCGAAGAAGTACCGATTTCGCCCCGCAAGGTGATGACGTTCAAAGCCTCCAACGTGTTGAAACAGCGTATCCTGCGCTCGCATCTGGCCCGCAAAGCCAAGCAGAAACCGGCCAATCCGGCTGCTTAA
- a CDS encoding MerR family transcriptional regulator, whose protein sequence is MMEPVLDKSPDAFRTISEVADDLDLPQHVLRFWETRFPQIKPLKRGGGRRYYRPDDIELLKGIRHLLYDHGYTIKGVQKLLKTNGNKFVMAVASGDLATMEALVAAGQSSNDDPKLGSDDDQVVGHAKSRTSSRFFNFGGGDDSALDISAGRGSVGKEDRALLQETLFDLLECKRLLDQVR, encoded by the coding sequence ATGATGGAGCCCGTCTTGGATAAGAGCCCTGATGCTTTCCGTACGATCAGCGAAGTGGCGGACGATCTCGATTTACCGCAGCATGTGCTGCGATTCTGGGAAACCCGGTTTCCGCAGATCAAGCCGCTGAAACGTGGCGGCGGACGGCGCTACTACCGTCCTGACGATATCGAACTGCTGAAGGGTATTCGTCATCTGCTCTATGATCACGGATATACGATCAAAGGCGTGCAGAAGCTTCTGAAAACCAATGGCAATAAATTTGTCATGGCTGTCGCTTCCGGCGATCTGGCGACCATGGAAGCCCTGGTTGCTGCTGGCCAATCCAGTAATGACGATCCCAAACTCGGCAGCGACGACGATCAGGTCGTCGGTCATGCAAAGTCGCGTACCAGCAGCCGGTTCTTTAACTTCGGCGGTGGCGACGACAGCGCTCTCGACATTTCCGCTGGCCGTGGTTCCGTTGGCAAGGAAGATCGGGCGCTGCTTCAGGAAACCCTGTTTGATCTGTTGGAATGCAAGCGGCTATTGGATCAGGTCCGCTAG
- the plsX gene encoding phosphate acyltransferase PlsX has product MVKISLDVMGGDFGPEVVIPGAARALERHPEITFILFGQREKCEPFLAKYPKLKAKSVFHDCEVAIAMDEKPSQALRRGRYVSSMWRSIEAVKTGEADVVVSAGNTGALMAMSKFCLRTMANVERPAIAGIWPTLKGESIVLDIGATIGADAQQLLDFAVMGGAMARALFQIDRPSIGLLNVGVEEIKGQEEVREAGRMLREAGLDTLNYAGFVEGDDLGKGTVDVVVTEGFTGNIALKAAEGTARQIATYLRAAMSRSLMSKIGYFFAKGAFDALKDKMDPRKVNGGVFLGLNGIVIKSHGGTDAEGFGSAIEVGYDMARNGLTQKIENDLKLYHTRFPSTSRAGSSSAGPEAA; this is encoded by the coding sequence GTGGTCAAAATTTCTCTCGACGTCATGGGGGGCGATTTCGGTCCCGAAGTCGTTATTCCGGGCGCCGCCCGGGCGCTGGAGCGCCATCCGGAGATTACATTCATCCTGTTTGGCCAGCGGGAAAAGTGCGAGCCTTTTCTTGCCAAATATCCAAAATTGAAAGCAAAATCCGTCTTCCACGATTGCGAAGTGGCAATCGCCATGGACGAAAAGCCAAGCCAGGCGCTGCGTCGTGGCCGCTATGTCTCCAGCATGTGGCGTTCTATTGAGGCTGTGAAGACGGGCGAGGCGGATGTCGTCGTGTCTGCCGGCAATACCGGCGCACTGATGGCCATGTCCAAGTTCTGCCTGCGCACCATGGCCAATGTGGAGCGCCCGGCGATTGCCGGGATCTGGCCGACCCTGAAGGGGGAAAGCATTGTGCTTGATATCGGCGCCACCATTGGTGCCGATGCGCAACAACTGCTGGATTTCGCCGTCATGGGCGGCGCTATGGCCCGGGCTTTATTCCAGATTGATCGTCCTTCGATTGGCTTGTTGAATGTCGGCGTCGAGGAAATCAAGGGTCAGGAAGAAGTGCGCGAAGCGGGCCGCATGTTGCGTGAGGCAGGTCTGGACACCCTAAACTATGCCGGTTTCGTCGAGGGAGACGATCTCGGCAAGGGCACGGTCGATGTCGTCGTCACGGAAGGCTTCACCGGCAATATCGCCCTGAAGGCTGCCGAAGGCACGGCGCGCCAGATTGCCACCTATCTGAGGGCAGCCATGTCGCGCAGCCTGATGTCGAAGATCGGCTATTTCTTCGCCAAGGGGGCGTTTGATGCGCTGAAGGACAAGATGGACCCGCGCAAGGTGAATGGCGGCGTCTTTCTCGGTCTGAACGGCATTGTCATCAAGAGCCATGGCGGTACGGACGCGGAAGGTTTCGGTTCAGCCATCGAGGTTGGCTATGACATGGCGCGCAATGGTTTGACCCAGAAAATTGAAAATGATTTGAAACTTTATCACACTCGCTTTCCATCGACGTCCAGGGCTGGTTCCTCCAGCGCCGGGCCGGAAGCAGCGTGA